A genomic stretch from Setaria viridis chromosome 1, Setaria_viridis_v4.0, whole genome shotgun sequence includes:
- the LOC117851814 gene encoding uncharacterized protein, producing MASRVKEDERHERIIRGLLKLPANKRCINCNNLGPQYVCTNFWTFICTNCSGAHREFTHRVKSVSMAKFTAQEVTALQEGGNERAREVFFKEWDPQRNGYPDSSNADKLRNFIKHAYVERRFTGERSADRPPRGKDDKDEYSENRRSDGNWGGSRSPPNGSYSDRRSYSGRSDDRNSRYSYGDRSPGYDQNDYKKSPRYFEVVDDRSGKTTPVQRFEDRRFSEPRKPDSGSPDFQKEADGSGPVVRPVRDILGDNAPQLRVGEPSKPATEPPKPSVARPIDPPKPIVARPIDPPKPNGTRAIDPPPLAKTMSSASSIASSEGTSEPVKVANAVSLIDFSADPEPTAPAPAPQPASTTQQHPVNAPAPQPVLDKGNSAPSVSGGDWASFDAFGQQQTPQTTSSANPLESALAQLSFSEAPSATNVSAFPASNDPTLKVNDGGHPSIVDQSHNLFDAPFGISGNQASTVMSNQGSSVQQSPLAAPTAGLPSQVTANPQGTSGIQGAASSNDSKSSGRKELPADIFTALYPTSTPMMPGWQRAPQFGMGYGMQYPAGVFQGMQAYPQAAFPQPTYQQPVYPQHAYPQPQPQPQPQPQPVKASNPFDLGNDPVPIQAPMPLSGPLGASAGTTPQTLLGTSSFGVPPQQTHQLYQSAAPPSHFMMQQVPNSMPQQPPNSMHAAQQGLGSFNMGFDQQAPPRYPQPSTPPYGSVGGSNPFG from the exons atggcgagccGGGTCAAAGAGGACGAGAGGCACGAGCGGATCATACGGGGCCTGCTCAAGCTGCCCGCCAACAAGCGCTGCATCAACTGCAACAATTTG GGACCACAATATGTCTGCACAAATTTCTGGACGTTCATCTGTACCAATTGCAGTGGAGCACA TCGGGAGTTCACGCATCGAGTGAAATCAGTTTCCATGGCCAAATTTACCGCACAAGAAGTTACTGCTCTTCAAGAAGGAGGAAATGAG CGTGCTAGAGAAGTATTTTTTAAGGAATGGGATCCTCAACGCAATGGATACCCTGACAGCAG TAATGCTGATAAATTGAGAAATTTCATTAAGCATGCGTATGTGGAACGGAGATTCACAGGAGAAAGAAGTGCCGATAGGCCACCGAGGGGAAAG GATGACAAGGACGAGTATAGTGAAAATAGGAGATCTGATGGGAATTGGGGTGGTTCAAGAAGTCCACCAAATGGAAGTTACTCTGACCGTAGGAGTTATAGTGGACGGAGTGATGACAGAAACTCCAGATATTCCTATGGAGATCGTAGTCCTGGCTATGACCAAAATGACTATAAGAAAAGTCCTCGTTACTTTGAGGTTGTCGATGATAGATCTGGAAAAACAACTCCAGTTCAAAGGTTTGAGGACCGCAGGTTTTCCGAACCAAGGAAGCCAGATAGTGGGTCTCCAGACTTTCAGAAAGAAGCAGATGGTTCTGGTCCTGTTGTGCGGCCAGTGAGGGATATACTGGGTGACAATGCTCCTCAACTTCGGGTTGGTGAGCCTTCAAAGCCAGCTACTGAACCTCCAAAACCAAGTGTAGCCAGACCAATTGAtcctccaaagccaattgtagCCAGACCAATTGATCCTCCAAAGCCAAATGGAACCAGAGCAATTGATCCTCCACCACTAGCAAAG ACGATGTCTAGTGCCAGCAGCATTGCTTCTTCTGAGGGGACTTCAGAACCAGTGAAGGTCGCAAATGCAGTGAGTTTAATTGATTTTAGTGCAGATCCTGAACCTACTGCACCTGCACCAGCACCACAACCAGCCTCTACGACTCAACAGCATCCTGTTAATGCACCTGCTCCACAGCCTGTTCTTGATAAAGGGAATAGTGCTCCTTCTGTGAGTGGTGGTGACTGGGCATCTTTTGATGCTTTTGGCCAACAACAAACGCCACAAACAACCAGCAGTGCAAATCCACTTGAGTCTGCACTTGCGCAACTGTCATTTTCTGAAGCACCTTCTGCAACCAATGTGTCAGCTTTTCCAGCTTCAAATGATCCCACTTTGAAAGTGAATGATGGAGGACACCCATCCATTGTAGACCAGTCGCATAACTTGTTTGATGCGCCCTTTGGAATCTCAGGCAACCAG GCCTCAACAGTGATGTCCAACCAAGGATCTTCAGTTCAACAATCTCCTCTTGCTGCCCCTACAGCTGGACTCCCATCTCAAGTAACTGCAAATCCACAAGGAACCAGTGGTATTCAAGGAGCAGCATCTTCTAATGACAGTAAATCCAGTGGCAGGAAAGAACTTCCAGCG GATATCTTTACTGCACTATATCCAACATCAACTCCAATGATGCCCGGTTGGCAGAGAGCTCCCCAATTTGGAATGGGATACGGCATGCAATATCCTGCCGGAGTG TTTCAGGGAATGCAAGCATATCCTCAGGCAGCATTTCCTCAACCTACATATCAACAACCTGTATATCCGCAACATGCATATCCCCAACCTcaaccccaaccccaaccccaaccccaaccAGTGAAAGCTTCAAACCCTTTTGATCTTGGGAATGATCCAGTTCCAATTCAAGCTCCTATG CCTCTATCTGGGCCACTAGGAGCATCAGCAGGCACTACTCCCCAAACCTTACTTGGCACCTCTAGTTTTGGTGTTCCTCCACAGCAAACTCACCAGCTCTATCAGTCAGCTGCACCTCCAA GCCATTTCATGATGCAACAAGTTCCAAACAGCATGCCCCAGCAACCACCGAATAGCATGCATGCAGC GCAACAAGGTCTGGGTTCCTTCAACATGGGTTTTGATCAGCAAGCTCCACCCAGATACCCCCAGCCAAGCACCCCACCTTACGGCTCCGTTGGGGGTAGCAATCCGTTTGGATAA